A genomic window from Luteolibacter sp. LG18 includes:
- a CDS encoding PspA/IM30 family protein, which yields MFKRIANLFRGFIGLFVSGLEKRNPEALLELEKENLRGQIAQFNQGLAAHAGLCEKLIAQVKRQERDEQDLRARAAANLRAGNQRLAGEIALQLQSLRKELADNRSQLGDAEKTYKELVAARDSAIKTAREKIEALRRDLDGLKMQKALAEMNEMASGMLSTIGGSGDTLSRLHEMVEEQKTEAAGRARVARDSIDTTQFQAKQAEREALEDLALADLAAELGMPAPASSAPAAAPAPVEKQMAPEQQQL from the coding sequence ATGTTCAAACGCATCGCCAATCTCTTCCGCGGCTTCATCGGCCTGTTCGTGTCCGGCCTTGAGAAGCGCAATCCCGAGGCCCTGCTCGAGCTGGAGAAGGAGAACCTCCGCGGCCAGATCGCGCAGTTCAACCAGGGCCTCGCTGCCCATGCCGGGCTGTGTGAGAAGCTCATCGCCCAGGTGAAGCGCCAGGAGCGGGACGAACAGGACCTGCGCGCCCGCGCCGCCGCCAACCTCCGCGCCGGAAACCAGCGCCTCGCCGGTGAAATCGCCCTTCAGCTCCAGAGCCTCCGCAAGGAGCTCGCCGACAACCGCAGCCAGCTCGGCGATGCCGAGAAGACCTACAAGGAACTCGTCGCCGCCCGCGATTCCGCGATCAAGACCGCCCGCGAGAAAATCGAGGCCCTGCGCCGCGATCTCGATGGCCTCAAGATGCAGAAGGCCCTCGCCGAGATGAACGAAATGGCTTCCGGGATGCTTTCCACCATCGGCGGCAGTGGCGACACCCTCTCCCGCCTCCACGAAATGGTCGAGGAGCAGAAGACCGAGGCCGCCGGCCGTGCCCGCGTCGCCCGCGACAGCATCGATACCACCCAGTTCCAGGCCAAGCAGGCCGAGCGCGAAGCCCTTGAGGACCTTGCCCTCGCCGACCTCGCCGCCGAACTCGGCATGCCCGCCCCGGCCTCCAGCGCCCCGGCCGCCGCGCCCGCGCCGGTCGAGAAGCAGATGGCTCCGGAACAGCAGCAGCTTTGA
- a CDS encoding ABC transporter permease subunit: MSDPIKEPGSVVPKKRQPLVAWLKRFGTLRDEPSFLEGGLLGAAMIGVVLLVWWFLTRGEGDARIVDAYTLPSIRETFSSFSSLWFDRGLSISAMVSLARVLGGFLIAAAVAVPLGLLAGSYFRLGAMLKPLSIFGRNVPIAALIPLTLIWFGLGEVQKVMFIFLAAVTFVLFDTTSSARAVPDRFLETAYTLGAKRNWSKGLRLACLLALGYAAIASLGWQFLHEQGSMTVVAEAVPGAPEPNPFLEAMATGPFWIRAAIGFVVGFGLWFPILSHQTLRKVIMPMAMPDIVNSLRLLFGLAFGYIMLAEVINAKRGLGSLIILSQRQGPREHIYLCLIIIALLAWAIDKLILWLQRQAFPYLKHGQD, from the coding sequence ATGTCCGATCCGATTAAGGAGCCCGGCTCCGTCGTGCCGAAGAAGCGCCAGCCGCTCGTTGCTTGGCTGAAGCGTTTCGGCACGCTCCGCGATGAACCGTCCTTCCTTGAAGGCGGGTTGCTTGGCGCGGCGATGATCGGCGTGGTGTTGCTGGTGTGGTGGTTCTTGACCCGCGGGGAAGGGGACGCGCGCATCGTGGATGCCTACACGTTGCCCAGCATCCGCGAGACGTTCTCGTCGTTCTCCTCGCTGTGGTTCGACCGCGGCCTGTCGATCAGCGCCATGGTCAGCCTGGCACGCGTGCTCGGGGGCTTCCTGATCGCCGCCGCCGTGGCGGTGCCGCTCGGGCTGCTCGCGGGAAGCTATTTCCGCCTCGGCGCGATGCTGAAGCCGCTCAGCATCTTCGGCCGGAACGTGCCAATCGCCGCCCTGATCCCGCTCACCTTGATCTGGTTCGGCCTCGGCGAGGTGCAGAAGGTGATGTTCATCTTCCTCGCCGCGGTGACGTTCGTGTTGTTCGACACCACTTCGTCCGCGCGCGCCGTGCCGGACCGTTTCCTGGAAACCGCCTATACGCTGGGCGCGAAACGGAATTGGTCGAAGGGCCTGCGCCTCGCCTGCCTGCTCGCCCTCGGCTACGCCGCGATCGCCTCCCTCGGCTGGCAGTTCCTGCACGAGCAGGGCAGCATGACGGTGGTCGCCGAAGCGGTGCCCGGCGCGCCCGAGCCGAATCCGTTCCTCGAGGCCATGGCCACCGGCCCATTTTGGATCCGTGCCGCGATCGGATTCGTTGTCGGCTTCGGCCTGTGGTTCCCGATCCTCAGCCACCAGACGCTGCGGAAGGTCATCATGCCGATGGCGATGCCGGACATCGTCAACAGTCTGCGCCTGCTCTTCGGCCTGGCCTTTGGCTACATCATGCTCGCCGAGGTCATCAATGCGAAGCGCGGCCTCGGCTCGCTCATCATCCTCAGCCAGCGCCAAGGCCCGCGCGAACACATCTACCTTTGCCTGATCATCATCGCCCTCCTCGCGTGGGCGATCGACAAGCTGATCCTGTGGCTCCAGCGCCAGGCATTCCCTTACTTGAAACATGGCCAGGACTGA
- a CDS encoding LysR family transcriptional regulator, translating to MQVFKAVLAECSMSQAAMRLRTSASNVKRIVTALEGELGVPLFDRESRGKFQPTTHADRLNQEMTGFMEEMESLQQYVSQIRETGRTLKIGAQRWFFETAYFVRLFNLMRQDNRFRATFLEVATGQERTMVESGACDVYVGLVTPASKRVTTVHLAPLPMSVGCVAPGFVPRELSDLSEISPWGLHAPDLRAASREWLQCIEIAGGGIGRQLTSSQFREWSTCPSSSNLQAVVAPAPAEGTTEPSIRWQPLPLLTPIPVRASFLSQHPYGCLEHALHKASASLKQHEHSV from the coding sequence TTGCAAGTCTTCAAAGCGGTGCTGGCCGAGTGCTCGATGAGCCAGGCCGCGATGCGGTTGCGGACCAGTGCCTCTAACGTGAAGCGCATCGTGACCGCTCTGGAAGGGGAGCTCGGGGTGCCGCTTTTCGACCGCGAGAGCCGCGGCAAATTCCAGCCCACGACCCATGCCGACCGCCTGAACCAGGAGATGACCGGGTTCATGGAGGAGATGGAATCGCTCCAGCAGTATGTCTCGCAGATCCGCGAGACCGGACGGACGTTGAAGATCGGAGCCCAGCGGTGGTTTTTTGAAACCGCCTACTTCGTGCGGCTGTTCAATCTGATGCGCCAGGACAACCGCTTCCGAGCGACCTTCCTGGAGGTTGCCACCGGCCAGGAACGCACGATGGTGGAATCCGGTGCCTGCGATGTCTACGTGGGTTTGGTCACTCCGGCCAGCAAGCGGGTGACCACCGTGCACCTCGCCCCGCTGCCGATGAGCGTGGGTTGCGTGGCCCCGGGGTTCGTCCCGCGGGAATTGTCCGATCTCTCCGAAATCTCGCCGTGGGGCCTCCACGCGCCGGACCTTCGGGCCGCCAGCCGCGAATGGCTCCAGTGCATCGAGATCGCCGGCGGCGGCATCGGCCGGCAGCTCACCAGCTCCCAGTTCCGCGAATGGTCGACCTGCCCCTCGTCCTCCAACCTGCAGGCGGTGGTGGCACCCGCTCCCGCGGAAGGCACCACGGAGCCGAGCATCCGCTGGCAGCCGCTGCCGCTGCTCACTCCCATTCCCGTCCGCGCCAGTTTCCTCTCCCAGCATCCCTACGGGTGCCTCGAACATGCCCTCCACAAGGCCAGCGCCAGTCTGAAGCAGCATGAGCATTCAGTTTGA
- a CDS encoding ABC transporter ATP-binding protein has product MARTELQTGDAPCELKPVESDPTLARIVEFKNVSKVYNPGTRHEFTSIRDINFHIEDTPKVGEFIGILGPSGCGKSTVLRLIAGLAPHFPATTGEVLVHGQPVEAPGPDRGFVFQDYANFPHRTVLENVGFGLECAHVPDKERIERAKEWIAKVGLDPKKDAGKYPHQLSGGMNQRVAIARTLIMHPRIILMDEPFGALDPGTRQNMQDLLVKLWRELEATVFFVTHDVSEAVYLGDRVFIFSPSPGTIVHQLAVMPPDRPAAEMQVEPAFLSSVKEVRRLLDQAGKPAL; this is encoded by the coding sequence ATGGCCAGGACTGAACTCCAGACGGGCGATGCCCCGTGCGAACTCAAGCCGGTGGAGTCCGATCCCACGCTGGCGCGTATCGTCGAATTCAAGAACGTCTCGAAGGTCTACAACCCCGGGACGCGCCACGAGTTCACCTCGATCCGGGACATCAATTTCCACATCGAGGACACGCCGAAGGTTGGCGAGTTCATCGGCATTCTCGGCCCCAGCGGCTGCGGAAAGAGCACCGTGCTGCGCCTGATCGCCGGACTTGCCCCGCACTTCCCGGCCACCACCGGTGAGGTGCTGGTCCACGGCCAGCCGGTCGAGGCTCCTGGCCCGGACCGCGGCTTCGTGTTCCAGGACTACGCGAACTTCCCGCACCGCACGGTGCTGGAGAACGTCGGCTTCGGCCTGGAGTGCGCCCACGTCCCGGACAAGGAGCGCATCGAGCGCGCCAAGGAATGGATCGCCAAGGTCGGCCTCGATCCGAAGAAGGACGCCGGCAAGTATCCGCACCAGCTCAGCGGCGGCATGAACCAGCGCGTGGCGATCGCCCGCACCCTGATCATGCACCCGCGCATCATCCTGATGGACGAGCCCTTCGGCGCGCTCGATCCCGGCACCCGCCAGAACATGCAGGACCTGCTGGTGAAACTCTGGCGCGAGCTGGAGGCCACCGTGTTTTTCGTGACTCACGATGTGTCGGAAGCCGTCTATCTCGGCGACCGCGTGTTCATTTTCAGCCCGTCGCCGGGGACGATCGTCCACCAGCTCGCGGTGATGCCACCGGACCGTCCGGCGGCGGAAATGCAGGTGGAGCCCGCCTTCCTGTCCTCGGTGAAGGAAGTGCGCCGCCTGCTCGATCAGGCTGGTAAACCGGCCCTGTAG
- a CDS encoding AAA family ATPase: protein MPAWAQELISLYESGAASQFILHGNIGDRLVATVAGTPKLVPLEGFLKDTLLQRFDVILSYDLGNGMRVEKGGETFAKWPSYGERELPSAPREAVHVITHYLRFCANLAAMKPERAIRVAVIVRAADLVVPASAGSANVETSAMALQIREWSTDPMITGHHCASFLITENFSDLHRLVAQNARAARLTVPLPDAAGIEAALAILEPACAKALAPFSGRLGEPAAALVGSTVHAVSALLQRRQHAAAPITDADLIELKKQLVEEDAQGLIEFIQPVRTLEDLHGQEGVKKWLRQDIVLWRKNDLQALPMGYLFCGPVGTGKTFLVECLAGEAGAPVVKIKNFRDRWVGSTESNLEKIFRLLEALGRCIVFVDEADQALGRRSAESGDSGISGRVYGMMAEQMSQSRNRGRLLWALATSRPDLVEVDLKRPGRVDVKIPLFPTGTSEEGYGLIRALSKRRGLILPDTLPDDLRAKIPDLLTPGAAEALAVKAYRVTKTTDLTESAALAEALKDYQPPVSPVILEQQIGLAVAEATDLSFVPERFRR from the coding sequence ATGCCTGCATGGGCACAAGAACTGATCTCGCTCTACGAATCGGGAGCGGCCTCGCAGTTCATCCTTCACGGCAATATCGGCGACCGTCTGGTCGCCACGGTCGCGGGCACACCGAAGCTGGTCCCGCTGGAAGGCTTCCTGAAGGACACGCTGCTCCAACGTTTCGACGTCATTCTCAGCTACGATCTCGGCAACGGGATGCGGGTCGAGAAGGGCGGCGAGACCTTCGCGAAATGGCCGTCCTACGGTGAACGTGAGCTGCCGTCCGCGCCGCGCGAGGCGGTCCATGTGATCACCCATTACCTGCGTTTCTGCGCGAACCTCGCGGCGATGAAGCCGGAGCGCGCGATCCGCGTGGCGGTGATCGTCCGCGCCGCGGATCTCGTCGTGCCCGCCTCCGCCGGAAGTGCGAATGTGGAAACCAGCGCGATGGCCCTGCAGATCCGCGAGTGGTCCACCGATCCGATGATCACCGGCCACCACTGCGCCAGCTTCCTGATCACGGAGAACTTCAGCGACCTCCACCGCCTCGTCGCCCAGAACGCGCGTGCCGCCCGGCTCACCGTGCCGCTGCCGGACGCGGCGGGCATCGAGGCTGCCCTCGCCATTCTCGAACCCGCGTGCGCGAAGGCGCTCGCCCCGTTCAGCGGTCGCCTCGGCGAACCCGCCGCCGCCTTGGTCGGCTCCACGGTGCACGCCGTGTCCGCCCTGCTCCAGCGTCGCCAACACGCCGCCGCGCCAATCACCGATGCCGACCTGATCGAGCTGAAGAAGCAGCTCGTCGAGGAAGACGCCCAGGGCCTCATCGAGTTCATCCAGCCGGTGCGCACCCTCGAGGATCTCCACGGTCAGGAAGGCGTGAAGAAGTGGCTGCGCCAGGACATCGTGCTGTGGCGGAAGAACGATCTCCAGGCCCTGCCGATGGGCTATCTGTTCTGCGGACCCGTCGGCACCGGCAAGACGTTCCTCGTCGAGTGCCTTGCCGGAGAAGCGGGCGCGCCGGTGGTGAAGATCAAAAATTTCCGCGACCGCTGGGTCGGCTCCACCGAGTCGAACCTGGAGAAGATCTTCCGCCTCCTCGAAGCGCTCGGCCGCTGCATCGTCTTTGTCGATGAGGCGGACCAGGCGCTCGGCCGCCGCTCCGCGGAATCCGGGGACTCCGGCATCTCCGGCCGGGTCTACGGTATGATGGCCGAGCAGATGAGCCAGAGCCGCAACCGCGGCCGCCTGCTGTGGGCACTCGCCACCAGCCGCCCCGATCTCGTCGAGGTCGATCTGAAGCGCCCCGGGCGCGTCGACGTGAAGATCCCGCTGTTCCCGACCGGCACGTCCGAGGAGGGCTACGGCCTGATCCGCGCCCTTTCGAAACGCCGCGGCCTGATCCTGCCGGACACTCTGCCCGACGATCTGCGCGCGAAGATCCCTGATCTCCTCACCCCCGGTGCCGCCGAGGCCCTCGCGGTGAAAGCCTACCGCGTCACCAAGACCACCGATCTCACCGAATCCGCCGCATTGGCCGAAGCGCTGAAGGACTACCAGCCGCCGGTATCCCCGGTGATCTTGGAGCAACAGATCGGCCTCGCCGTCGCGGAAGCCACCGACCTCAGCTTCGTGCCCGAGCGATTCCGGCGATGA
- a CDS encoding LysR family transcriptional regulator: protein MSIQFDIDELKTFVLLAENGHFTETAQALGISQPAVSQRIARLESTFGLMLFTRSAERAVLTTYGEKVLGCARRCVESHEEMARRLTQQQRSSVGKIRLWIDHSSHGEKFAELLERTAPDQVELERVDSLGGSHWTDRLRHFECDLALSGVFLQSDAPVGLKRIELRREAGLSAMWAPQHYQVSASAFSLSDVLGTTLLVGSERLVPGFRGFLEDWCKRAYGSAPSDILEFDTAQEALQACQAGFGINLIPGNSCPSVDLPGQPVESRSLFSEVLPNAYAYGLHMRAGEKNEAVIDTAAWLVEVYKELSTRETGKVLGRVTV from the coding sequence ATGAGCATTCAGTTTGATATCGATGAACTGAAGACCTTCGTCCTGCTGGCTGAGAACGGGCATTTCACCGAGACAGCCCAGGCACTGGGGATCAGCCAGCCGGCCGTCAGCCAGCGCATCGCGCGGCTGGAGAGCACGTTCGGCCTGATGCTGTTCACCCGTTCCGCGGAGCGGGCGGTGCTCACGACCTACGGCGAAAAGGTGCTCGGCTGCGCGCGCCGCTGCGTGGAGAGCCATGAGGAAATGGCGCGCCGCCTCACGCAGCAACAGCGGTCGTCGGTCGGGAAAATCCGCTTGTGGATCGACCATTCGTCGCACGGCGAGAAGTTCGCCGAACTGCTCGAACGCACCGCGCCCGACCAGGTGGAGCTCGAGCGCGTGGATTCCCTTGGCGGCAGCCATTGGACCGACCGGCTCCGTCATTTCGAGTGCGATCTCGCCCTGTCCGGCGTGTTCCTCCAGAGCGACGCCCCGGTGGGCCTCAAACGGATCGAACTGCGCCGCGAGGCCGGCCTGTCCGCCATGTGGGCTCCGCAGCACTATCAGGTTTCCGCCTCCGCCTTCAGCCTGTCCGATGTGCTGGGCACCACCCTGCTGGTGGGCTCCGAGCGCTTGGTCCCGGGATTCCGGGGCTTCCTCGAGGATTGGTGCAAGCGCGCCTACGGCAGCGCCCCGAGCGACATCTTGGAGTTCGATACCGCCCAGGAAGCTCTCCAGGCCTGCCAGGCGGGATTCGGGATCAACCTGATTCCCGGCAACTCCTGCCCGTCGGTGGATTTGCCCGGCCAGCCGGTGGAAAGCCGTTCGCTGTTCAGCGAGGTTTTGCCGAATGCCTACGCCTATGGCCTGCACATGCGGGCCGGGGAGAAAAACGAGGCGGTGATCGATACCGCGGCCTGGCTGGTGGAAGTGTATAAGGAACTTTCCACCCGAGAAACCGGCAAGGTGTTGGGGCGGGTGACGGTCTAG
- the dnaE gene encoding DNA polymerase III subunit alpha has protein sequence MSDSFVHLHLHTEYSLLDGMIRTKDLAKKAVDYGMPAVAMTDHGNLYGAIEFHQSCKKAGVKPIFGCEIYLAPASRHDKRDLVGRKRSTHMTLLARDIEGWNNLSKLVSRGHLDGLYYGKPRVDYESLAEFSKGVTCLSGCISGPVNEWLLAGDEDKARETLSTLKDIYGGEHTWVEIHNHGLEAQQKVTPGLLKLAKELELRPVAANDVHFLNRDDHEAHDVMICIGTGHLLIDENRMRYTPEVHFKTAEEMRHLFREIPGACDATLEIAEQCNVAIKLDSTSSEKYPQFPTPDGSPREEYLMRVCQKGMVKRYGEEGAVDPEKVTRLKYEVDIINQLGFASYFLITADFIQWARDHDIPVGPGRGSAAGSLVAYSMGITDICPLQFGLLFERFLNPERVSPPDVDIDFCQSRRPEVIDYVRHKYGERSVSHIITYGTLGAKSVLRDVARVMGVSYGEADRIAKMIEAKPGISLDGEWKAKPEIKEMIESSSTYQELWGYALKLEGLVRNVGVHAAGVVIGDRPLDEHVPLTRASEGEVVTQYDMGAITDVGLLKMDFLGLKNLTVIQDAVEHIKVHIPDFDITKVPLDDQPTFDLLNRGETMGVFQLESGGMVETCRKYQIEKIDDIIDLLALYRPGAMQFIDQMIEVKKGRKQAVYEHPLLEKVCGNTYGVMIYQEQVQNAAKLLAGYTLGGADLLRRAMGKKDPKKMAEERSKFVAGAAATNGIGEKLANQIFEKIEMFAGYGFNKSHSACYGHISYWTAYLKANHPVEFLAGLLSNEIHNTDKIGVFVAECHRMGIEILPPNLNASKLRFAPESTPTGGRGIRYGLAAIKNCGEGAMAAAIEERQTKGPFVSLEDFATRLDSKSVNKRILENLVKAGALDWTGETRAGMFSRLEQVVASASSTQKDRAAGQVSLFDALDFVAPVQTAKTSVAAVPEWPKDDRLAHEKELLGFYVTGHPLDKFRGVIDSDRYHRLGLVDELDTSNPRARFPFAGMIRSLESKVTKTGKPFGVLILEDFTGSSEIMLWGETFVPARDNGILEAGKIIKLKCSVQVDDRTGGYRLTGYELGELKPKRTSEANAAKGPLELTLWTTRHSERDIDQIRKALVNHPGQTPVLLHIQNSAGRRITVEAGEKFHVKRGPALAEALDRWLED, from the coding sequence ATGTCTGACTCGTTCGTCCACCTCCACCTCCACACCGAATACTCCCTGCTCGACGGCATGATCCGCACCAAGGATCTGGCCAAGAAGGCGGTCGACTACGGGATGCCGGCGGTGGCGATGACGGACCACGGCAACCTCTACGGCGCGATCGAATTCCACCAATCCTGCAAGAAGGCCGGGGTGAAGCCGATCTTCGGCTGCGAGATCTACCTCGCGCCCGCGTCCCGCCACGACAAACGCGACCTGGTGGGACGCAAGCGCTCCACCCACATGACCCTGCTGGCCCGCGACATCGAGGGCTGGAACAACCTCAGCAAGCTGGTGTCCCGCGGCCACCTCGACGGCCTCTACTACGGCAAGCCGCGCGTGGACTACGAATCCCTGGCCGAGTTTTCGAAGGGCGTGACCTGCCTGTCCGGCTGCATTTCCGGGCCGGTGAACGAGTGGCTGCTGGCCGGCGACGAGGACAAGGCCCGCGAGACGCTGTCCACCCTGAAGGACATCTACGGCGGCGAGCACACCTGGGTGGAGATCCACAACCACGGGCTGGAGGCCCAGCAAAAGGTCACTCCCGGCCTGCTGAAGCTGGCGAAGGAGCTGGAGCTGCGCCCGGTGGCCGCCAACGACGTCCATTTCCTCAACCGCGACGACCACGAGGCGCACGACGTGATGATCTGCATCGGCACCGGCCACCTGCTGATCGATGAGAACCGGATGCGCTACACCCCGGAGGTCCATTTCAAGACCGCCGAGGAGATGCGCCACCTCTTCCGGGAGATCCCGGGAGCCTGCGACGCCACCCTGGAGATCGCCGAGCAGTGCAACGTGGCCATCAAGCTGGACTCCACCAGCTCCGAGAAATACCCGCAGTTCCCCACTCCCGACGGTTCCCCGCGCGAGGAGTACCTGATGCGCGTCTGCCAGAAGGGCATGGTGAAACGCTACGGCGAGGAGGGCGCGGTCGACCCGGAGAAGGTGACCCGCCTGAAGTACGAGGTGGACATTATCAACCAGCTCGGGTTCGCGTCCTACTTCTTGATCACCGCGGACTTCATCCAATGGGCCCGCGACCATGACATCCCGGTGGGCCCGGGCCGTGGTTCGGCCGCCGGTTCGCTGGTGGCCTACTCGATGGGGATCACCGACATCTGCCCGCTCCAGTTCGGTCTGCTGTTCGAGCGCTTCCTCAATCCCGAGCGCGTCAGCCCGCCCGACGTCGACATCGACTTCTGCCAAAGCCGCCGTCCGGAGGTGATCGACTACGTGCGCCACAAGTACGGCGAGCGCAGCGTGTCCCACATCATCACCTACGGCACCCTCGGCGCGAAGAGCGTGCTGCGGGACGTGGCCCGCGTGATGGGCGTGTCCTACGGCGAGGCCGACCGCATCGCCAAGATGATCGAGGCGAAGCCGGGCATCAGCCTGGACGGCGAGTGGAAGGCCAAGCCCGAGATCAAGGAGATGATCGAGAGCTCCTCCACCTACCAGGAGCTGTGGGGCTACGCGCTGAAGCTGGAAGGCCTGGTCCGCAACGTGGGCGTCCATGCCGCGGGCGTGGTGATCGGGGACCGGCCGCTGGACGAGCACGTCCCCCTCACCCGCGCGAGTGAAGGCGAAGTCGTGACCCAGTACGACATGGGCGCGATCACCGACGTGGGCCTGCTGAAGATGGACTTCCTGGGCCTGAAGAACTTGACCGTCATCCAGGACGCGGTGGAGCACATCAAGGTCCACATCCCGGACTTCGACATCACCAAGGTGCCGCTGGACGACCAGCCGACCTTCGACCTGCTGAACCGCGGCGAAACGATGGGCGTGTTCCAGCTTGAATCCGGCGGCATGGTCGAGACCTGCCGGAAGTACCAGATCGAGAAGATCGACGACATCATCGACCTTCTGGCGCTCTACCGCCCGGGCGCGATGCAGTTCATCGACCAGATGATCGAGGTGAAGAAGGGCCGCAAGCAGGCGGTCTACGAGCACCCGTTGCTCGAGAAGGTCTGCGGCAACACCTACGGCGTCATGATCTACCAGGAGCAAGTGCAGAACGCCGCGAAGCTGCTGGCGGGCTACACGCTCGGCGGCGCCGACCTTCTGCGCCGCGCGATGGGTAAGAAGGACCCGAAGAAGATGGCGGAGGAGCGCTCGAAATTCGTCGCGGGCGCGGCCGCCACCAACGGCATCGGCGAGAAGCTGGCGAACCAGATCTTCGAGAAGATCGAGATGTTCGCGGGTTACGGCTTCAACAAGTCCCACTCCGCCTGCTACGGCCACATCTCCTACTGGACCGCCTACCTGAAGGCGAACCACCCGGTGGAATTCCTCGCCGGCCTGCTCTCCAACGAAATCCACAACACCGACAAGATCGGCGTCTTCGTGGCGGAGTGCCACCGCATGGGTATCGAGATCCTGCCGCCGAACCTCAACGCGTCGAAGCTGCGCTTCGCCCCGGAGTCCACCCCGACCGGCGGCCGCGGCATCCGCTACGGCCTGGCCGCGATCAAGAACTGCGGCGAAGGCGCGATGGCCGCCGCGATCGAGGAGCGCCAGACCAAGGGCCCGTTTGTCTCGCTGGAGGACTTTGCCACCCGTCTCGATTCGAAGTCGGTGAACAAGCGTATCCTCGAAAACCTGGTGAAGGCCGGGGCGCTCGACTGGACCGGCGAAACCCGCGCCGGGATGTTCAGCCGCCTGGAGCAGGTGGTGGCCTCCGCGTCCTCCACCCAGAAGGACCGCGCCGCCGGCCAGGTGTCGCTGTTCGACGCGCTCGATTTCGTCGCGCCCGTGCAGACCGCGAAGACCTCCGTGGCCGCGGTGCCGGAGTGGCCGAAGGACGACCGGCTGGCCCATGAGAAGGAGCTGCTCGGCTTCTACGTCACCGGCCATCCGCTGGACAAATTCCGCGGCGTGATCGACTCCGACCGCTACCACCGCCTCGGCCTGGTCGACGAGCTGGACACTTCCAACCCGCGCGCGCGTTTCCCCTTCGCCGGGATGATCCGCAGCCTGGAATCGAAAGTCACCAAGACCGGCAAGCCCTTCGGCGTGCTGATCCTGGAGGACTTCACCGGCAGCTCGGAGATCATGCTGTGGGGTGAAACCTTCGTGCCCGCCCGCGACAACGGCATCCTGGAGGCCGGCAAGATCATCAAGCTGAAGTGCTCGGTGCAGGTGGACGACCGCACCGGCGGCTATCGCCTCACCGGCTACGAACTCGGCGAGCTGAAGCCGAAGCGCACCTCCGAGGCCAACGCCGCGAAGGGACCGCTGGAGCTGACACTGTGGACCACCCGCCACAGCGAGCGGGACATCGACCAGATCCGCAAGGCACTGGTGAATCACCCGGGCCAGACACCGGTGCTATTGCACATCCAGAACAGCGCCGGCCGCCGCATCACCGTCGAGGCCGGGGAAAAATTCCACGTCAAGCGCGGCCCGGCGTTGGCCGAGGCGCTGGACCGGTGGCTGGAGGATTGA